In the Xiamenia xianingshaonis genome, one interval contains:
- a CDS encoding MarR family winged helix-turn-helix transcriptional regulator, producing MDVASLRRLRDEWFFASWRMCRLLNDVAGPICQRNGLTLQQMHVLAELSRSPGLTAGCLSDRAGILRTNFAAVCRKLEEKGLVERARKDGDRRAYSLRVTSEGHRVLTVIEEDIVAVLDRTFGEVPPEAVRSALDGIQALNALMQRMEA from the coding sequence ATGGACGTCGCATCGCTTCGACGTTTGCGCGACGAGTGGTTCTTCGCTTCGTGGCGCATGTGCCGCCTGCTCAACGACGTGGCCGGCCCCATCTGCCAGCGAAACGGCTTGACGCTGCAGCAGATGCACGTGCTGGCCGAGCTGTCGCGCTCGCCGGGGCTGACGGCGGGCTGCCTGAGCGACCGCGCCGGCATCCTGCGCACGAACTTCGCGGCGGTCTGCCGCAAGCTGGAAGAGAAGGGCCTTGTGGAACGCGCCCGCAAAGACGGCGACCGGCGGGCCTATTCGCTGCGCGTCACGAGCGAGGGCCATCGGGTGCTCACGGTCATCGAAGAGGACATCGTCGCCGTGCTCGACCGCACGTTCGGCGAGGTGCCGCCCGAGGCCGTGCGCAGCGCCCTTGACGGCATCCAGGCCTTGAACGCGCTCATGCAGCGGATGGAGGCCTGA
- a CDS encoding homoserine dehydrogenase yields the protein MAIKVGLVGTGTVGGGCIDILHNHACDFRRHLGIDVELVRVCSREPEQAAAHGVSDIFTEDWHDIVNDPDIDIVIELIGGTTVARELVLAALAAGKNVVTANKALMATYGKEVMDAAEAAGKELAFEASVGGGIPIIDPLKHSLIANEITSVMGIVNGTTNYMLTEMAERGTDYAEALADAQARGFAEADPTADVGGYDAAAKIAILASIAFNSRVTIEDVFTEGITHVSSIDLEAARDMGYSVKLLAIAHRTDEGIDVRVHPTMIPTSHQLATVNGVMNAIYVVGDAVGETMFFGPGAGAGPAASAVMGDVLEVARHLQQGVLPIVGCTCTDSLPIVPVDDLRTKYYIRFQVNDVPGVLAATAGIFSKHNVSVRSVIQRGKEEGGQVNLSYVTHTARESSVRAVIEEVSQLEAVLVGETSVIRVED from the coding sequence ATGGCTATCAAAGTTGGGCTGGTCGGCACGGGCACGGTCGGTGGCGGCTGCATCGACATTCTGCACAACCACGCGTGCGACTTCCGTCGCCACTTGGGCATTGACGTGGAGCTGGTGCGCGTGTGCTCGCGCGAGCCCGAGCAGGCGGCGGCCCACGGGGTGTCGGACATTTTCACCGAAGACTGGCACGACATCGTGAACGATCCGGACATCGACATCGTCATCGAGCTCATCGGCGGCACGACGGTCGCCCGCGAACTCGTGCTGGCGGCGCTGGCGGCGGGCAAGAACGTCGTGACGGCGAACAAGGCGCTCATGGCCACGTACGGCAAGGAGGTCATGGACGCGGCCGAGGCGGCGGGCAAGGAGCTGGCGTTCGAGGCGAGCGTCGGCGGCGGCATCCCCATCATCGACCCGCTGAAGCACTCGCTCATCGCCAACGAGATCACGTCGGTCATGGGCATTGTGAACGGCACTACTAATTATATGCTCACCGAGATGGCCGAGCGCGGCACCGATTACGCCGAAGCGCTCGCCGATGCTCAGGCGCGTGGGTTTGCGGAAGCCGATCCTACCGCTGACGTGGGCGGATACGACGCCGCGGCCAAGATCGCCATTCTGGCGTCCATCGCGTTCAACTCGCGCGTGACCATCGAGGACGTGTTCACCGAAGGCATCACGCACGTGTCGTCCATCGATCTGGAAGCGGCCCGTGACATGGGCTATTCGGTGAAGCTGCTGGCCATTGCGCACCGCACCGACGAAGGCATCGACGTGCGCGTGCATCCTACGATGATTCCGACGAGCCATCAGCTGGCCACGGTGAACGGCGTCATGAACGCCATCTACGTCGTCGGCGACGCGGTGGGCGAGACGATGTTCTTCGGCCCGGGCGCGGGTGCGGGTCCGGCTGCGAGCGCCGTTATGGGAGACGTGCTGGAAGTGGCGCGGCACCTGCAGCAGGGCGTGTTGCCCATCGTCGGCTGCACCTGCACCGACAGCCTGCCCATCGTGCCGGTTGACGATTTGCGTACCAAGTACTATATCAGGTTCCAGGTCAACGACGTGCCTGGCGTGCTGGCGGCCACGGCCGGCATCTTCTCGAAGCACAACGTGTCGGTGCGTTCGGTCATCCAGCGCGGCAAGGAGGAAGGCGGCCAGGTGAACCTGTCGTACGTGACGCACACGGCCCGCGAATCGAGTGTGCGCGCCGTCATCGAGGAAGTGTCCCAGCTGGAAGCCGTGCTGGTCGGCGAGACGAGCGTCATCCGCGTCGAAGACTAG
- a CDS encoding DnaJ domain-containing protein, whose protein sequence is MDPYKVLGVSPDATPDEVKKAYRKKARENHPDLNPNDPGAVARMNEVNEAYDRIVNPEKYVTRDARAAAARGSGAAGGGASGGGQAYRPSGGGAGPGGQNPYGQPGGQNPYGTSGPYGWTGYGFDWDDLFGFGATGSASGAPIHPEAGAGDSAVVRGVIDDINAQRYQQAVDTLNTITSHGRDARWYYLSAIANNGAGNTLMALEQIRRAVRMDPSNPDYQRVQRSFQQASRTYEQQTEERGFSMGIDPATLCCAIWCCGSSLCGPVGFCL, encoded by the coding sequence ATGGACCCCTATAAGGTGCTCGGCGTCAGCCCCGATGCGACGCCGGACGAGGTGAAGAAGGCGTACCGCAAGAAGGCGCGCGAGAACCACCCCGACCTCAACCCGAACGATCCGGGCGCGGTCGCGCGCATGAACGAGGTCAACGAGGCCTACGACCGCATCGTGAATCCGGAAAAGTACGTGACCCGCGACGCCCGCGCCGCCGCGGCGCGAGGGTCCGGCGCGGCCGGCGGGGGAGCCTCGGGCGGCGGCCAGGCATACCGCCCCTCCGGCGGCGGCGCTGGGCCGGGCGGCCAGAACCCTTACGGGCAGCCCGGCGGGCAGAACCCCTATGGCACGAGCGGCCCTTACGGCTGGACCGGCTACGGGTTCGACTGGGACGACCTGTTCGGCTTCGGCGCGACGGGCTCGGCAAGCGGGGCGCCCATCCACCCCGAGGCCGGGGCGGGCGACAGCGCGGTCGTGCGCGGGGTCATCGACGACATCAACGCGCAGCGCTACCAGCAGGCGGTCGACACGCTCAACACCATCACGAGCCACGGCCGCGACGCCCGCTGGTACTATTTGAGCGCCATCGCCAACAACGGCGCCGGCAACACGCTCATGGCGCTCGAACAGATCCGCCGCGCCGTGCGCATGGACCCGTCGAACCCCGACTACCAGCGCGTGCAGCGCTCGTTCCAGCAGGCCAGCCGCACGTACGAGCAGCAGACCGAGGAACGCGGCTTTTCCATGGGCATCGACCCGGCCACGCTGTGCTGCGCCATCTGGTGCTGCGGGTCGAGCCTTTGCGGTCCCGTGGGCTTTTGCCTCTAA
- a CDS encoding RNA-binding domain-containing protein: MDLTNLETYKENNRLEAKAAQGGLPKSIWETISAFANTEGGAIVLGAVERKDGTLEVVGLSNADKMLDDFWNAVHSTDKLSCCVMSGRDAGIKSFDGKELIVIEVPRVDRRLRPVYVNGNPVTGTFRRDHKGDYRCASNEIQAMYRDASDESVDTRMHENLTVNDLSAETIGSYRRSYELHHSAHAWTDLPDEEFLCRIGAAKVGGDGKAHPTSAGLLMFGEEWRIMAEFPHYFLDYRQELGTDERWQGRITSQDDSWSGNVFDFYRRVFNNMKQAINVPFRLDENSLRVDETEAHDALREALANCLTNADYNERRGVVFLWKEDGLHLSNPGGFRIGIEDAYIGGNSDPRNETMMKIFTLINIGERAGGGIPDMVKKWTAAGYGRPVLSERVNPERSSIFLPLKMEDESGTSFQSRGAGSGSSSTDSFAHGGIMDLPSDMKIQLNGNERIALQLTIEQGRVTTALLSKNAEISKLTANRVLKHLADIEVLVWRGRNKTDPSQYYELSDRLLG; encoded by the coding sequence ATGGATCTCACCAATCTCGAAACCTACAAGGAGAACAATCGTCTTGAGGCCAAGGCAGCTCAAGGCGGCTTGCCGAAGAGTATCTGGGAAACGATTTCCGCCTTTGCCAACACAGAAGGCGGGGCCATCGTGCTTGGCGCGGTTGAGCGCAAGGACGGCACCTTGGAGGTTGTCGGACTCAGCAATGCCGACAAGATGCTCGATGACTTCTGGAATGCCGTCCATAGCACCGACAAGCTGTCGTGCTGCGTAATGTCGGGTAGGGACGCCGGTATCAAGAGTTTCGACGGCAAGGAACTGATCGTCATCGAGGTGCCGCGTGTCGACAGACGCCTGAGGCCAGTGTACGTGAACGGCAATCCTGTCACTGGCACGTTCAGGCGCGACCATAAAGGCGACTATCGCTGCGCTTCAAATGAAATCCAGGCGATGTATCGGGACGCATCGGACGAATCCGTCGACACCCGCATGCACGAGAATCTGACGGTGAATGATTTGTCGGCAGAGACGATAGGCTCGTATCGCAGAAGTTATGAGCTTCATCATAGCGCTCACGCATGGACCGACTTGCCCGACGAGGAGTTTCTTTGCCGCATAGGCGCGGCAAAGGTTGGCGGTGACGGCAAAGCCCATCCGACCAGCGCAGGCTTGCTCATGTTCGGTGAAGAATGGCGGATCATGGCGGAATTCCCACATTATTTCTTGGACTATCGTCAGGAGCTTGGCACAGACGAGAGATGGCAAGGCCGAATCACCTCGCAAGACGACAGCTGGTCCGGAAACGTCTTCGATTTCTACAGGCGCGTCTTCAACAACATGAAGCAAGCGATCAACGTCCCCTTTAGGCTCGACGAAAACAGCCTGCGTGTTGACGAGACAGAGGCGCACGACGCTCTGCGCGAAGCCCTTGCAAACTGCCTCACGAATGCGGACTACAACGAACGCCGTGGCGTAGTCTTCCTATGGAAAGAGGACGGACTGCACCTCTCGAACCCTGGCGGCTTTCGCATCGGCATAGAAGATGCCTACATCGGAGGCAATTCCGACCCACGCAATGAGACGATGATGAAGATATTCACCCTCATCAACATCGGCGAGCGTGCCGGAGGCGGCATTCCCGACATGGTAAAGAAGTGGACAGCCGCCGGTTATGGAAGGCCCGTGCTCAGCGAGCGAGTGAATCCTGAACGGTCCAGCATTTTCCTGCCGCTTAAAATGGAGGATGAATCCGGCACCTCTTTTCAATCCCGAGGCGCAGGTTCGGGTTCTTCTAGCACAGACTCTTTCGCTCATGGGGGCATAATGGATCTGCCTTCCGATATGAAGATCCAACTGAATGGCAATGAGCGCATTGCCTTGCAACTAACAATTGAGCAAGGCCGCGTGACCACGGCGCTGTTGTCGAAAAATGCGGAAATATCAAAGCTCACTGCCAATCGCGTTCTTAAACACTTGGCCGATATTGAAGTTTTGGTCTGGAGAGGGAGAAACAAAACCGACCCTTCTCAGTACTACGAACTATCCGACCGACTTTTGGGTTAA
- a CDS encoding glycosyltransferase family 2 protein, which produces MPLISVVVPCRNEEESLPLFFAELCAVANGMHGRDEDVCFEAVFVDDGSTDGTLGVVEALEAPDPSMLAVRWLSFSRNFGKEAAIFAGFEEARGDYVCTMDADLQDPPSLLPAMYAVLVDEGFDSVATRRVNREGEPPVRSFCARQFYRIINRISDVDVVDGARDYRLMTRRVVDGILSLKEYNRFSKGIYGWVGFKTKWLPYENVQRAAGETKWNFFSLFRYSLDGIVGFSTAPLSIASLAGLLSCLLAFVFVVVIVVRALLFGDPVAGWPSLACIVLFMGGLNLLCLGIIGQYLAKAYLETKRRPLYLVRRRSDD; this is translated from the coding sequence GTGCCGCTCATTTCCGTCGTCGTGCCTTGTCGCAACGAAGAAGAAAGCCTGCCGCTCTTCTTCGCCGAGCTGTGCGCGGTCGCGAACGGCATGCACGGGCGTGACGAGGACGTTTGCTTCGAAGCCGTGTTCGTTGACGACGGGTCGACCGACGGCACGCTCGGCGTCGTCGAAGCACTGGAGGCCCCCGATCCTTCCATGCTGGCGGTGCGCTGGCTGAGCTTTTCGCGCAACTTCGGCAAGGAGGCGGCCATTTTCGCCGGGTTCGAGGAAGCGCGCGGCGACTATGTCTGCACGATGGACGCCGACCTGCAAGACCCGCCGAGCCTGCTGCCTGCCATGTACGCCGTGCTGGTCGACGAGGGCTTCGACAGCGTGGCCACGCGCCGCGTCAACCGCGAGGGCGAGCCGCCTGTCAGGTCGTTTTGCGCCCGGCAGTTCTATCGCATCATCAACCGCATCTCCGACGTCGACGTGGTCGACGGCGCCCGCGACTACCGACTGATGACGCGCCGGGTGGTCGACGGCATACTGTCCTTAAAAGAGTACAACCGCTTTTCGAAGGGCATCTACGGCTGGGTCGGCTTCAAGACGAAGTGGCTGCCGTACGAAAACGTGCAGCGGGCGGCGGGCGAGACCAAGTGGAACTTCTTTTCGCTGTTCCGCTATTCGCTCGACGGCATCGTCGGGTTTTCCACAGCGCCGCTTTCGATCGCGTCTTTGGCCGGGCTGCTGTCGTGTTTGCTCGCGTTCGTGTTCGTCGTCGTCATCGTCGTGCGGGCGCTGCTGTTCGGCGACCCGGTGGCCGGCTGGCCCTCGCTTGCGTGCATCGTGCTGTTCATGGGCGGCTTGAACCTGCTGTGCCTCGGCATCATCGGCCAGTACCTTGCGAAGGCGTATCTGGAAACGAAGCGCCGCCCGCTCTACCTTGTGCGCAGGCGAAGCGATGACTGA
- the dnaK gene encoding molecular chaperone DnaK: MASIGIDLGTTNSCAYTVEGGRPEVIVNAEGGRTTPSVVAFTKDGERLVGTVAVRQAAMNPDRTIASVKRHMGTRWSKAVDGKAYSPQELSAMILRKLKTDAEAYLGQPVEDAVITVPAYFDDSQRQATKDAGRIAGLNVLRIINEPTAAALAYGLDNGVPQKVMVYDLGGGTFDVSIIEIGDDVIEVLATSGDNHLGGDDFDERLADKLTRDFQAAHGIDLTADRAAHQRVKEAAEQAKKDLSALESTTVNLPFLAQGPAGPIHFETVVTRMEFDSLTRDLVERTTTPVVTALNDAGIAASELGCVLLVGGSTRIPAVQDHVQRLTGKTPSASINPDECVAAGAAVQASTLAGACTGLVRADSLLLLDVTPLSLSIETVGGVATRLVERNTTLPVHYSQVFTTASPFQTSVEVKVLQGERPMAADNKAIGTFRLKGIKRAAAGVPQIEVTFDIDANGILTVSAKDLDTGKEQSIVIDDSDRMSDAEIEQAIADAAAYAAQDEQRRASLSVHDDAQRLLAQVDAALAAHGKELEKAEKKAVQTDASELRRLLNKRPAGFTKKQREAAAAAQGDDTEAVQAAAERLRATAADLLAKGEDTAE, encoded by the coding sequence ATGGCATCGATCGGCATCGACTTAGGAACGACGAACAGCTGCGCCTATACCGTGGAAGGCGGCCGGCCCGAAGTCATCGTGAACGCAGAAGGCGGCCGCACCACCCCTTCGGTCGTCGCGTTCACGAAAGACGGCGAGCGCTTGGTCGGCACGGTGGCGGTGCGCCAGGCGGCCATGAACCCCGACCGCACCATCGCGTCGGTGAAGCGGCACATGGGCACGCGCTGGAGCAAGGCCGTCGACGGCAAGGCCTATTCGCCCCAAGAGCTTTCCGCCATGATCCTGCGCAAGCTGAAGACCGACGCGGAAGCCTACCTGGGGCAGCCCGTCGAAGACGCCGTCATCACAGTGCCGGCCTACTTCGACGACTCGCAGCGCCAGGCCACCAAGGACGCCGGCCGCATCGCGGGGCTCAACGTGCTGCGCATCATCAACGAGCCCACGGCCGCCGCGCTCGCTTACGGGCTTGACAACGGCGTGCCGCAGAAGGTCATGGTGTACGACCTGGGCGGCGGCACGTTCGACGTGTCCATCATCGAGATCGGCGACGATGTCATCGAAGTGCTCGCCACGTCCGGCGACAACCACCTGGGCGGCGACGACTTCGACGAGCGCCTGGCCGACAAGCTGACGCGCGACTTCCAGGCAGCCCACGGCATCGACCTTACGGCCGACCGCGCGGCGCACCAGCGCGTGAAGGAAGCGGCCGAGCAGGCGAAAAAGGACCTCTCCGCGTTGGAGTCAACCACGGTTAACTTGCCGTTTCTGGCCCAAGGGCCGGCCGGCCCCATCCACTTCGAAACGGTCGTCACGCGCATGGAGTTCGACAGCCTGACGCGCGATTTGGTCGAGCGCACCACGACCCCGGTCGTCACCGCCTTGAACGACGCAGGCATCGCGGCGAGCGAGCTGGGATGCGTGCTGCTCGTCGGCGGGTCCACGCGCATTCCCGCCGTGCAGGACCACGTGCAGCGCCTGACCGGCAAAACGCCGTCGGCCTCCATCAACCCCGACGAATGCGTGGCCGCCGGCGCTGCCGTGCAGGCCTCCACGCTTGCGGGCGCGTGCACGGGGCTCGTGCGGGCCGACAGCCTGCTTCTGCTCGATGTCACGCCGCTGTCGCTTTCCATCGAAACGGTCGGCGGGGTGGCGACGCGCCTCGTCGAGCGCAACACGACGCTGCCGGTGCACTATTCCCAGGTGTTCACCACGGCGTCTCCCTTCCAGACGAGCGTGGAGGTGAAGGTGCTGCAAGGCGAGCGCCCCATGGCGGCGGACAACAAAGCCATCGGGACGTTTCGGCTGAAGGGCATCAAGCGGGCGGCGGCGGGCGTGCCGCAGATCGAGGTGACGTTCGACATCGACGCGAACGGCATCCTCACGGTGTCGGCGAAGGACCTGGACACGGGCAAGGAGCAGTCCATCGTGATCGACGACTCCGACCGCATGTCCGACGCGGAGATCGAGCAGGCCATCGCCGACGCGGCCGCCTACGCCGCCCAGGACGAGCAGCGCCGCGCATCGCTTTCCGTGCACGACGACGCGCAGCGGCTGCTCGCCCAGGTGGACGCCGCGCTGGCCGCGCACGGCAAAGAGCTTGAGAAGGCCGAGAAGAAAGCGGTCCAGACCGACGCGTCCGAGCTGCGGCGCCTGCTGAACAAGCGTCCGGCCGGCTTCACGAAAAAGCAGCGCGAAGCGGCCGCGGCGGCCCAGGGCGACGACACCGAGGCGGTCCAGGCCGCAGCGGAGCGCCTGCGCGCGACGGCCGCCGACCTGCTCGCGAAAGGCGAAGACACGGCCGAGTGA
- a CDS encoding aminopeptidase, whose protein sequence is MERESVWKGYDEDALGKVDALASRYIDFISENKTERECVRAAIKLAEAAGYVPLAQAVAEGRALKPGDKVWADARGKALMLVQLGREPLAAGANILGAHVDSPRLDVKQNPLFEANELAFLDTHYYGGIKHYQWVTVPLALHGVVAKKDGSVVDVVVGEDAGDPVFCVTDLLIHLAQAQMGKKASEAVEGEALDILVGNRPLVVSPASGEDGDAAPDGADAPDGDAPKEAVKAFVLDVLKEKLSMEEEDFLSAEIEMVPAGRARELGLDRSMVVGYGQDDRVCAYTSLEAQLAVANDVLQKSSVCILVDKEEIGSVGATGMTSRFFENTYAEVMALTGETSPRALARGLAACRMLSSDVSAGFDPAYASVFEAKNSAFLGHGLVFNKYTGARGKSGSNDARAEYVAHVRRVMDEAHVAFQTAELGRVDAGGGGTIAYIPAEYGMDVIDSGVAVLSMHAPWEVTSKADIYEARRGYEAFLRA, encoded by the coding sequence ATGGAACGAGAATCGGTCTGGAAGGGCTACGACGAAGACGCGCTGGGCAAGGTGGACGCGCTGGCGTCTCGCTATATCGACTTCATCTCGGAAAACAAGACGGAGCGCGAATGCGTGCGCGCCGCGATCAAGCTTGCCGAGGCGGCGGGATACGTGCCGCTTGCCCAGGCGGTGGCCGAGGGCCGCGCCCTCAAGCCCGGTGACAAGGTGTGGGCCGACGCGCGGGGCAAGGCGCTCATGCTCGTGCAGCTGGGGCGCGAGCCGCTTGCGGCCGGCGCGAACATTTTAGGTGCGCACGTGGACTCGCCGCGGCTCGACGTGAAGCAAAACCCACTGTTCGAGGCGAACGAGCTGGCGTTTCTCGACACCCACTACTACGGCGGCATCAAGCACTACCAGTGGGTGACGGTGCCGCTGGCCCTGCATGGCGTCGTGGCGAAAAAAGACGGCAGCGTCGTGGACGTGGTCGTGGGCGAAGACGCGGGCGACCCGGTGTTTTGCGTGACCGACCTGCTGATCCATCTGGCGCAGGCGCAAATGGGCAAAAAAGCGAGCGAAGCCGTGGAGGGCGAAGCGCTCGACATTCTGGTGGGAAACCGCCCGCTTGTGGTGTCGCCGGCGTCGGGCGAAGACGGCGACGCCGCGCCCGACGGTGCTGACGCGCCCGACGGCGATGCGCCGAAGGAGGCCGTGAAGGCGTTCGTGTTAGACGTGCTCAAAGAAAAGCTCAGCATGGAAGAAGAAGACTTCCTGTCGGCCGAAATCGAGATGGTGCCGGCCGGCCGTGCCCGCGAGCTGGGGCTTGACCGCTCGATGGTCGTCGGCTACGGCCAGGACGACCGCGTGTGCGCCTACACCTCGCTTGAGGCCCAGCTGGCCGTGGCGAACGACGTGCTGCAAAAATCGAGCGTGTGCATCCTGGTGGACAAGGAGGAAATCGGCAGCGTGGGCGCCACCGGCATGACGTCGCGCTTCTTCGAGAACACGTATGCCGAGGTCATGGCGCTGACAGGCGAAACGAGCCCCCGAGCGCTCGCCCGCGGGCTGGCCGCGTGCCGCATGCTGTCTTCCGACGTGTCGGCCGGCTTCGATCCGGCCTATGCGAGCGTGTTCGAGGCGAAGAACTCCGCGTTTCTCGGGCATGGCCTGGTGTTCAACAAGTACACCGGCGCGCGCGGCAAAAGCGGGTCGAACGACGCCCGCGCCGAATACGTCGCCCACGTGCGGCGCGTCATGGACGAGGCGCACGTTGCCTTCCAAACCGCGGAGCTTGGCCGGGTGGACGCGGGCGGCGGCGGAACCATCGCCTACATTCCGGCCGAATACGGCATGGACGTCATCGATTCGGGCGTGGCGGTGCTTTCGATGCACGCGCCCTGGGAAGTGACGAGCAAGGCCGACATCTACGAGGCCCGTCGCGGCTACGAGGCGTTTTTGCGGGCATAA
- a CDS encoding DUF5685 family protein, which yields MFGFVTPSLSSLSDAEQARYKAVYCGLCRALGRQTGQRTRLVLSYDMVLLALVLGSMDEAVECEGAARCPMHPLEPRPYVTSVSIEYAADMTVALAYHKCFDDWRDDRNVKARLAASALDGPYAKVRTRRPRQCAAAESAMAAIADVERRGLAAVQGEPACLDEAANLFGALMGELFVCEDGFFASDLRRFGARLGKFVYVMDAVVDLDDDRANGSYNPLAHTTLTAEAMREYLGVLAHLAADAFERLPLERDVHVMRSVLYGGMWQGYQKKRQDGGASVASEQEGSRGDGPL from the coding sequence GTGTTCGGGTTCGTGACTCCCAGCTTGAGCAGCCTCTCCGACGCCGAGCAGGCGCGCTACAAGGCCGTGTACTGCGGGCTGTGCCGCGCGCTTGGCCGCCAGACGGGCCAGCGCACGCGCCTGGTGCTGTCGTACGACATGGTGCTGTTGGCGCTCGTGCTGGGGTCGATGGACGAGGCGGTCGAATGCGAAGGCGCCGCCCGCTGCCCCATGCACCCCTTGGAGCCGCGGCCGTACGTGACCTCGGTGTCCATCGAGTACGCGGCCGACATGACGGTGGCGCTGGCCTACCACAAGTGCTTCGACGACTGGCGCGACGACCGCAACGTGAAGGCGCGGCTGGCGGCGTCGGCCCTCGACGGCCCGTATGCGAAGGTGCGCACGCGTCGTCCGCGGCAGTGCGCGGCGGCCGAGAGCGCCATGGCGGCCATCGCCGACGTCGAGCGGCGCGGGCTGGCAGCGGTGCAAGGCGAGCCTGCCTGCCTGGACGAGGCGGCGAACCTGTTCGGGGCGCTCATGGGCGAGCTGTTCGTGTGCGAGGACGGGTTTTTCGCGTCTGACCTGCGGCGATTCGGGGCTCGTCTCGGCAAGTTCGTCTACGTGATGGACGCCGTGGTCGATCTGGACGACGACCGCGCAAACGGCTCGTACAACCCGCTCGCGCACACGACGCTCACTGCCGAGGCCATGCGCGAATACCTGGGCGTGCTCGCGCATCTGGCGGCCGACGCCTTCGAGCGCCTGCCGCTCGAGCGCGACGTGCACGTCATGCGCAGCGTGCTGTACGGCGGCATGTGGCAGGGCTACCAGAAGAAGAGGCAAGACGGCGGCGCGTCCGTCGCGTCAGAACAGGAGGGCTCCCGTGGCGATGGACCCCTATAA